The following proteins are encoded in a genomic region of Mycoplasma sp. NEAQ87857:
- a CDS encoding IS1634 family transposase, which yields MKKEKWIIVRSKRKDTYYITAAISNGHARGYKRSIGLGNLEKLEKSTKDPINLLKEACVSWDPEWPKDKILQEVNKVLKNSVVESKVVNYGHQVLFNTIDDLDIFEKTKETRSKELIKILKFIISTRILKQQSLIKTFESIPDYEIEFDSKKTTFYNSLDYLSDNKTTILKNINNSLISKNLRSVDVMWFDSSTVYFETFTSLGLKHPGYSKDGKFKEDQIVVGLITDENGIPIHYKLFKGNTADPNTFIPFINEIKKIYNLRMVTIIADRGMSTNKNIRFLEQNNIDFIISYRLKIATKRTKLFAQDPEGYVDLDNFKFKEETYESLWQKKRPNGRTRRRIITYSEKRAKKDKQDRQILIDNFNKKAKNGIVAQADLLAGKKYKFFKEIENGKTTSYKLDYEKIERDKKFDGLYAYETSRHDLTVQDVVDLYAKQWQVEENFRTLKNALRIRPVYVRSDKHIEGYFLLCFISLVLMRYLLTLVNKNLEPVLGVKNERFTNTRLIKAILSANKYVEVINSKIITEKLIENKDNMQHLNDFVIIKKILETQKP from the coding sequence ATGAAAAAAGAAAAGTGAATTATTGTTAGAAGTAAAAGAAAAGACACATACTACATCACAGCAGCTATCTCAAATGGTCATGCTAGAGGTTATAAGAGAAGTATTGGTTTGGGGAATTTAGAAAAATTAGAAAAATCTACAAAAGACCCAATTAATCTCTTAAAAGAAGCTTGTGTTAGTTGAGATCCTGAATGACCTAAAGACAAAATTTTGCAAGAAGTAAATAAAGTTCTTAAAAATTCAGTTGTTGAATCAAAAGTTGTTAATTATGGTCATCAAGTTTTATTTAACACAATTGATGACTTGGATATTTTTGAGAAGACAAAAGAAACAAGATCAAAAGAATTAATAAAAATATTGAAATTTATAATTTCAACACGTATCCTAAAACAACAAAGTCTTATTAAAACTTTTGAAAGTATTCCTGATTATGAAATTGAATTTGATTCAAAAAAGACTACATTTTACAACTCTTTAGATTATCTTTCAGATAATAAAACAACTATTTTAAAAAACATCAATAATTCATTAATTTCTAAAAACCTAAGATCTGTTGATGTTATGTGATTTGATTCATCAACTGTATATTTTGAAACTTTTACAAGTTTAGGTCTTAAACACCCTGGATATTCAAAAGATGGAAAATTCAAAGAAGATCAAATTGTAGTGGGTTTAATCACTGATGAAAATGGTATTCCAATCCATTACAAATTATTTAAAGGCAATACAGCTGACCCAAATACTTTCATTCCATTTATCAACGAAATCAAGAAAATTTACAACCTTAGAATGGTTACAATAATTGCTGATAGAGGAATGAGTACCAATAAAAACATTAGATTCCTAGAACAAAATAATATTGATTTTATAATCTCTTACAGATTAAAAATCGCTACTAAAAGAACTAAATTATTCGCTCAAGATCCTGAAGGATATGTTGATTTAGATAATTTTAAATTTAAAGAAGAAACTTATGAATCGCTATGACAGAAAAAACGTCCAAACGGAAGAACTAGACGTAGAATAATAACTTATAGTGAAAAACGTGCTAAAAAAGATAAACAAGATAGACAAATTCTTATTGATAATTTCAATAAAAAAGCTAAAAATGGTATTGTTGCTCAAGCTGATTTGCTTGCTGGTAAAAAATACAAATTCTTTAAAGAAATTGAAAATGGTAAAACAACTTCATACAAGTTAGATTATGAAAAAATCGAGAGAGATAAAAAGTTTGATGGTTTATACGCTTACGAAACATCAAGACACGATCTTACAGTTCAAGATGTTGTTGATTTATATGCAAAACAATGACAAGTTGAAGAAAACTTTAGAACATTAAAAAACGCTTTAAGAATCAGACCTGTGTATGTGCGAAGTGACAAACACATTGAAGGATATTTTCTTTTATGCTTTATATCATTGGTTCTTATGAGATATTTACTAACTTTAGTAAATAAAAACTTAGAACCTGTATTAGGTGTTAAAAACGAAAGATTTACTAACACAAGATTAATAAAAGCAATTTTAAGTGCTAATAAATATGTTGAAGTGATAAATTCAAAAATTATCACTGAAAAATTAATAGAAAATAAAGATAATATGCAACATTTAAATGATTTTGTTATTATCAAAAAGATATTAGAAACTCAAAAACCATAA
- a CDS encoding ZIP family metal transporter gives MDIQQIFNSLSNQLHSDAAARVVIVLIALLILLFIPVFISFLFPLFKSKLNHQTKVYLYAFSTGFFLILATFGFLREAIEQSSKGIEVLEDQGKELSEWSQYGYNIATVFGGVLGGIIFSFILKFVISYRINKKLMTNKKTSIFVHDHSSEGHLHSHSHPDHIFNQEDSIILAEEALSEKVSAKLKIVALALLLTHRIPEGMLIGYNLSLAIQGSANNLTVAYFVSLILHMIPEELVFYYRLRDSGYGRWNSLLISTLMDMLFLPFMLIGIFIGSWIDAHNFAQAALIAAIAGIFLFTSLVEFFPEFYHVDMEKRRWIITIISLFLGVVFSVLILTFHLHEHSEHEHTHQLITKVIEFSQTS, from the coding sequence ATGGATATTCAGCAAATATTTAATAGTTTATCAAATCAATTACATTCAGATGCAGCTGCTAGAGTTGTAATTGTTTTGATTGCTTTATTAATTTTGTTATTTATACCGGTTTTTATTTCTTTTTTATTCCCATTATTTAAAAGTAAATTAAACCATCAAACTAAAGTATACCTTTATGCTTTTTCAACCGGATTTTTCTTAATTCTTGCTACTTTTGGTTTTTTAAGAGAAGCAATTGAGCAATCATCAAAAGGGATTGAAGTACTTGAAGATCAAGGTAAGGAATTAAGTGAATGAAGTCAATATGGATATAATATCGCTACAGTTTTTGGTGGAGTATTAGGTGGAATAATTTTTTCATTTATTCTTAAATTTGTTATTAGTTATAGAATCAATAAAAAATTAATGACTAATAAAAAAACTAGTATATTTGTGCATGATCACTCTAGTGAAGGTCATTTACATTCTCATTCGCATCCTGATCACATCTTTAATCAAGAAGATAGTATTATCCTAGCTGAAGAAGCTTTAAGTGAAAAAGTTAGTGCTAAACTTAAAATTGTTGCTTTAGCTTTATTATTAACCCATAGAATTCCTGAAGGAATGCTTATTGGATATAACTTAAGCTTAGCAATTCAAGGTAGTGCTAATAATTTAACAGTAGCATATTTTGTTTCATTGATTTTACATATGATACCTGAAGAATTAGTTTTTTACTATCGATTAAGAGACTCAGGTTATGGAAGATGAAACTCATTATTAATTTCAACTTTAATGGATATGCTATTTTTACCATTTATGTTAATTGGTATTTTTATAGGTTCATGAATTGATGCACACAATTTTGCTCAAGCAGCATTAATTGCAGCAATTGCTGGAATTTTCTTATTTACATCATTGGTAGAATTTTTCCCAGAATTCTACCATGTTGATATGGAAAAAAGAAGATGAATTATTACAATTATTTCATTATTCCTTGGAGTTGTATTTTCTGTATTAATTCTTACGTTCCACTTACATGAACATTCTGAACATGAACATACTCATCAATTAATAACTAAAGTTATAGAATTTAGTCAAACTTCTTAA
- a CDS encoding YebC/PmpR family DNA-binding transcriptional regulator, with protein MAGHSHAANIMHRKGAQDAARGKIFQKLSKEIYVAAKLGPDPETNPALKLAISKAKSKNMPKDNIERAVSKAKGDKNANAFVETIFNATVSGGASFIVVTLSDNINRVTSNVQAYFKKQNASLGKTGQIPFAFDKKGIIEFDKSLANEEELMLLAIENGAENIEVEDDTYVVITAPENFTDVKNELESAFDIENFVQCEVTYVPNMYVEYDQEKETKLLEFVEKLKDDDDIQEVYHNIEIKYN; from the coding sequence ATGGCCGGACATTCACATGCAGCCAATATTATGCACCGTAAGGGTGCTCAAGATGCAGCTAGGGGAAAAATTTTTCAAAAACTTTCAAAAGAAATTTATGTAGCTGCTAAATTAGGACCAGATCCAGAAACTAATCCAGCATTAAAATTAGCTATTTCAAAAGCTAAAAGTAAAAATATGCCAAAGGACAACATTGAAAGAGCTGTCTCAAAAGCTAAAGGTGATAAAAATGCTAATGCCTTTGTAGAAACAATTTTTAATGCTACTGTAAGTGGTGGAGCTAGTTTTATTGTTGTTACTTTAAGTGACAATATTAATCGTGTTACTTCAAATGTACAAGCGTATTTCAAAAAACAAAATGCTTCATTAGGTAAAACAGGTCAAATTCCATTTGCTTTTGATAAAAAAGGAATTATTGAATTTGATAAATCATTAGCTAACGAAGAAGAATTAATGTTATTAGCAATTGAAAATGGAGCTGAAAATATCGAAGTTGAAGATGATACTTATGTAGTTATTACTGCTCCTGAAAACTTCACTGATGTTAAAAATGAACTTGAAAGTGCCTTTGACATTGAAAACTTCGTTCAATGTGAAGTAACATATGTACCTAATATGTATGTTGAATATGATCAAGAAAAAGAAACAAAATTACTTGAATTTGTTGAAAAATTAAAAGATGATGACGATATTCAAGAAGTTTATCACAATATCGAAATCAAATATAACTAA
- the nadE gene encoding NAD(+) synthase, producing the protein MSKITKYQGSEPVYDKEAALSYIKTIQEFLKTKVANANAKGVVVGISGGIDSALVYALAKSVFKDKVTAIVMPIISMTDSDLNHIKQLENTFNDQFIYQDLTNGFLELKNIFNVTNELAIANIKPRLRMITLYAYAQNNKALVLGTDNACEVYIGYFTKFGDGGADLLPISQLTKGEVRYLASLMNVPEDIINKKPSAGLWDGQTDEVELGFSYKDLDFYINNLDNLDLINQTLSQDTIAKIQHKHNSTQHKRDTAYQPNKPI; encoded by the coding sequence ATGAGTAAAATAACAAAATATCAAGGTAGTGAACCTGTATATGATAAAGAAGCTGCTTTATCATATATTAAAACAATTCAAGAATTTTTAAAAACTAAAGTTGCTAACGCTAATGCTAAAGGAGTAGTTGTTGGTATTAGTGGTGGTATTGATTCAGCTTTAGTTTATGCTTTAGCTAAAAGTGTATTTAAAGATAAAGTAACAGCAATAGTAATGCCAATTATTTCAATGACAGATAGTGATTTAAATCATATTAAGCAGTTAGAAAATACCTTTAATGACCAATTTATTTATCAAGATTTAACTAATGGTTTTTTAGAACTTAAAAACATTTTTAATGTAACTAATGAATTAGCTATAGCTAATATTAAACCAAGATTAAGAATGATCACTTTATATGCTTATGCTCAAAATAATAAAGCATTAGTTTTAGGTACAGATAATGCTTGTGAAGTATACATTGGATACTTTACAAAATTTGGTGATGGAGGAGCTGATTTATTACCAATTAGTCAATTAACTAAAGGTGAAGTTAGATATCTTGCATCATTAATGAATGTGCCAGAAGATATCATTAATAAAAAACCATCTGCAGGATTGTGAGATGGTCAAACTGATGAAGTTGAATTGGGATTTAGTTATAAAGATTTAGATTTTTATATTAATAATTTAGATAATTTAGATTTAATTAATCAAACTTTATCTCAAGACACAATAGCTAAAATTCAACACAAACATAATTCTACACAACATAAGCGTGATACTGCTTATCAACCAAATAAACCAATTTAA
- a CDS encoding PTS glucose transporter subunit IIA translates to MNLVEKSCELLANKKNDSCQECTCATPVEVVELINALGGANNILSFNNSVSQLRYGLKNVSLINEAELKKLGAKKVEVFDASNYVQVTFDCGVDQLNEVVKLYVPNLKEETTDNAQATKEETSSVKQEAQCVEQFDVLAPVSGELVALEKLNDGIFSEKLVGNGVAILVSGSTAKVLAPFDGKIMMMPANKNQIIFKSHEGIEVVIVAGLNSYKLDGIGIDAKFNLNDNVKKQEVLLELNLNKFDQENIDKHIIITTTNDSVLQNVTSMADKALAGEVLFKLCK, encoded by the coding sequence ATGAATTTAGTAGAAAAATCTTGTGAATTATTAGCAAACAAAAAGAATGATTCATGTCAAGAATGCACATGTGCAACTCCAGTTGAAGTAGTTGAATTAATTAATGCTTTAGGTGGAGCAAATAACATTCTTTCATTTAATAATAGTGTGTCACAATTAAGATATGGATTAAAAAACGTATCATTAATTAATGAAGCAGAATTAAAAAAACTTGGAGCTAAAAAAGTTGAAGTTTTTGATGCTTCAAACTATGTTCAAGTTACTTTTGATTGTGGTGTTGATCAATTAAACGAAGTTGTTAAACTTTATGTACCCAACTTAAAAGAAGAAACAACAGACAACGCTCAAGCAACTAAAGAAGAAACTTCATCAGTTAAACAAGAAGCTCAATGTGTGGAACAATTTGATGTTCTTGCTCCAGTTAGTGGAGAACTTGTTGCGTTAGAAAAATTAAATGATGGAATTTTTTCAGAGAAATTAGTAGGTAATGGAGTTGCTATTTTAGTTAGTGGTTCAACTGCTAAAGTTTTAGCTCCATTTGATGGAAAAATTATGATGATGCCTGCTAACAAAAATCAAATTATTTTTAAATCACACGAAGGAATTGAAGTTGTTATTGTTGCTGGATTAAACAGTTATAAACTTGATGGAATTGGTATTGATGCTAAATTTAATTTAAATGACAATGTTAAAAAACAAGAAGTGTTATTAGAATTAAACTTAAACAAATTTGATCAAGAAAACATTGACAAACACATTATTATCACAACTACAAATGATTCAGTTTTACAAAATGTTACTTCTATGGCTGATAAAGCATTAGCGGGTGAAGTATTATTTAAATTATGTAAATAA
- the ftsZ gene encoding cell division protein FtsZ, with the protein MSQLFDQKIENIEKENEEIIDKNTANITLKVIGVGGSGNNAVKTMLQERFTHVDFVVANTDAQALATVECGKKIKLGKETRGLGAGSNPEIGASAAKESTMELQEELAGADVVVIAAGFGGGTGTGAAPVVAEIAKSNGALTIAIITTPFEYEGPKRKKIANQGIEELKKHVDSYVILSNEKLADNYGDLPIADTFKLANISLKNIILAIHDILYRIGNINIDYADAKKILTDAGLTVVGIGQSTGKDRAIKAVDKAFEQNLYKYDIKTAKRILVNIQYDNKATLAEIKKAVNRVHEILAQNREEEDYECIIGQEAVETNNNSEIFKISIIAGGADINSTAEDYNNGEVSDLFIETDFISKEVVKNDNNTLSENVKQVLFDQQKTAEHIVSSLAEKNEQTNTVELNQTKTNTFNPTQTSTTVKKEETLVKTNEIQHQPIEQSMNDGVNTIEISSMFDIEEEPKNYNDIYDEKPEDDVDDNDRWAW; encoded by the coding sequence ATGAGTCAATTATTTGATCAAAAGATTGAAAATATTGAAAAAGAAAATGAAGAAATTATTGATAAAAACACTGCTAACATTACCCTAAAAGTAATCGGTGTTGGGGGTAGTGGTAACAATGCTGTCAAAACAATGCTTCAAGAACGTTTTACTCATGTTGATTTTGTTGTTGCAAACACAGATGCACAGGCCTTAGCAACTGTTGAATGTGGCAAAAAAATTAAATTAGGTAAAGAAACACGTGGATTAGGGGCTGGAAGTAACCCAGAAATTGGTGCTAGTGCTGCAAAAGAAAGTACTATGGAACTTCAAGAAGAACTAGCTGGTGCTGATGTGGTGGTCATCGCTGCTGGTTTTGGTGGAGGAACTGGTACAGGAGCTGCACCTGTTGTTGCTGAAATCGCTAAAAGTAATGGTGCTTTAACAATTGCTATTATTACTACACCATTTGAATACGAAGGTCCTAAAAGAAAAAAAATTGCAAATCAAGGTATTGAAGAACTTAAGAAACATGTTGATTCATATGTAATTCTTTCAAATGAAAAATTAGCTGATAACTACGGTGACTTACCAATTGCTGATACGTTTAAATTAGCTAACATTTCATTAAAAAACATTATTCTTGCAATTCATGATATTTTATACCGTATTGGAAATATAAATATTGACTATGCTGATGCTAAGAAAATCTTAACCGATGCTGGACTAACTGTGGTGGGTATAGGACAATCAACTGGTAAAGACCGTGCTATTAAAGCTGTAGATAAAGCATTTGAACAAAATTTATATAAATATGATATTAAAACCGCTAAACGTATTTTAGTTAACATTCAATATGATAATAAAGCAACTTTAGCTGAGATTAAAAAAGCTGTTAATAGAGTTCATGAAATTCTAGCACAAAACCGTGAAGAAGAAGATTATGAGTGCATTATTGGACAAGAAGCTGTTGAAACAAACAACAACTCAGAAATTTTCAAAATTTCAATTATTGCTGGTGGTGCTGATATTAACTCTACTGCTGAAGATTATAATAACGGAGAAGTCTCTGATTTATTTATTGAAACAGACTTCATCAGTAAAGAAGTTGTTAAAAACGATAACAACACATTAAGTGAAAATGTAAAACAAGTATTATTTGATCAACAAAAAACTGCTGAACACATTGTTTCAAGTTTAGCAGAAAAAAATGAACAAACTAATACAGTTGAATTAAACCAAACTAAAACAAATACATTTAATCCAACTCAAACTTCAACAACAGTAAAAAAAGAAGAAACATTAGTTAAAACTAATGAAATTCAACATCAACCAATAGAACAATCAATGAATGATGGTGTTAATACAATCGAAATTAGCTCTATGTTTGATATTGAAGAAGAACCAAAAAACTACAACGATATTTATGATGAAAAACCTGAAGATGATGTAGATGATAACGATCGTTGAGCATGATAA
- a CDS encoding MAG3720 family protein, which translates to MLKYYANFYISSKTISFSLIKDVDGILVSAGNNCNFEFDYRSKSESKIKALQLKDIFSNLDNNSIIASNIIFEDSLFQDIKFNKLEINLEKSEIQNSDLTLKDLKNLINDKTKKHLEELIDHQTNIVINQPYKFVVHYQGISKEYTKLNQNIEWDLITQYSSFIAINKNELAFNKITQFLDNIGLTKKRNYWLKSQVIASEFISNKRINILVNLSSDFCSFNIVQNGVIIGYKKLLVGTSSLIKQLTLETKLNQSQILNRLRYVAKNAYSYQDNSLALDNNLKYFASQMERFNNNIAKEIHNFVSIYVLNNMYNGFDKLSFSGELDWFINHLMQLFKKVNKAKIEPVFINQTNQRYIFGSDANKVIKQALTLTSWFNNNKPIQPGTSDVNLKEFDNTNSNLKKIFNKWKGVN; encoded by the coding sequence ATGTTGAAATACTATGCTAATTTTTACATTAGCTCAAAAACAATTAGTTTTAGTTTAATTAAGGATGTGGATGGCATTTTAGTTAGTGCTGGAAATAATTGTAATTTTGAATTTGATTACAGAAGCAAAAGTGAATCTAAAATCAAAGCATTGCAACTTAAAGATATTTTTAGTAATTTAGATAATAACAGCATAATCGCAAGTAACATTATTTTTGAAGACAGTTTATTTCAAGATATTAAATTTAATAAACTTGAAATAAATCTAGAAAAAAGTGAAATCCAAAATAGCGATTTAACTCTTAAAGATCTTAAAAATCTTATTAATGATAAAACTAAAAAACATTTAGAAGAATTAATTGATCACCAAACCAATATAGTAATTAATCAACCATATAAATTTGTTGTCCATTACCAAGGGATAAGCAAAGAATATACTAAATTAAACCAAAATATTGAGTGAGACTTAATTACTCAATACTCTAGTTTTATTGCAATTAATAAAAACGAACTTGCTTTTAACAAAATAACACAATTTTTAGATAATATTGGATTAACCAAAAAACGTAACTATTGATTAAAATCTCAAGTTATAGCTAGTGAATTTATTAGCAATAAACGAATTAATATCCTAGTTAATTTATCAAGCGATTTTTGTTCATTTAATATAGTCCAAAATGGAGTAATTATTGGTTATAAGAAATTGTTAGTGGGGACTAGTTCTTTAATCAAACAATTAACATTAGAAACTAAATTAAACCAAAGCCAAATTTTAAATCGTTTAAGATATGTTGCTAAAAACGCATATTCCTACCAAGACAATTCATTAGCTTTAGATAATAACTTAAAGTATTTTGCGAGTCAAATGGAACGTTTTAACAACAATATTGCCAAAGAAATTCATAATTTTGTTAGCATTTATGTTTTAAACAATATGTATAATGGATTTGATAAACTTTCTTTTAGTGGTGAATTAGATTGATTTATTAACCATTTAATGCAATTGTTTAAAAAAGTAAATAAAGCAAAAATAGAACCTGTATTCATAAACCAAACAAACCAAAGATATATCTTTGGTAGTGATGCTAATAAAGTAATTAAACAAGCACTTACACTAACTAGTTGATTCAATAATAACAAACCAATACAACCAGGAACTAGTGATGTGAATCTAAAAGAATTTGATAATACAAATTCAAATCTAAAGAAAATTTTTAATAAATGAAAAGGAGTAAATTAA
- the rsmH gene encoding 16S rRNA (cytosine(1402)-N(4))-methyltransferase RsmH translates to MEQSRLHYSVMLKETIDVLKIKPDGIYVDLTLGMGGHSAAILKHLTTGKLIAFDKDDFAIATANERLKAISPNFQLIKSDFSDIKSRLNELGIYQVDGMIADLGISSPQIDQAERGFSYNKDAKLDMRMDTKQDLSAYEVVNTYDEDKLAQLLWNYADVKLNKKVSKAIVANRPIYSTLQLVEVIKSAYPAALLRAKNPAKAVFQAIRIEVNNELDSLKIMLNDALSLLKEQASLAIITFHSIEDKIVKDFCKNITKSDLPIKMPVQEVKKFSLKQIKPSKNEILENNRSRTAKLRVITKL, encoded by the coding sequence ATGGAACAAAGTAGGTTACATTACTCTGTAATGCTTAAAGAGACCATTGATGTTTTAAAAATAAAACCAGATGGAATTTATGTGGATCTTACACTTGGAATGGGTGGACATTCTGCAGCTATATTAAAACACCTTACTACAGGTAAATTAATTGCTTTTGATAAGGATGATTTTGCGATCGCGACTGCAAATGAACGATTAAAAGCAATTTCACCAAATTTTCAATTAATCAAAAGTGATTTTAGTGATATTAAATCAAGATTAAATGAACTTGGTATTTATCAAGTAGATGGTATGATAGCTGATTTAGGAATATCATCACCTCAAATTGACCAAGCTGAGCGGGGATTTAGCTATAATAAAGATGCAAAATTGGATATGCGGATGGATACAAAACAAGATTTATCTGCTTATGAAGTAGTTAATACATACGATGAAGATAAATTAGCACAATTGTTATGAAATTATGCTGATGTCAAACTTAATAAAAAAGTATCGAAAGCTATTGTAGCAAATAGGCCAATTTATTCAACATTGCAACTTGTTGAAGTTATTAAATCTGCTTACCCTGCAGCTTTATTAAGAGCCAAAAACCCTGCAAAGGCTGTATTTCAAGCAATTAGAATTGAAGTTAACAATGAACTTGATTCTTTAAAAATTATGTTAAATGATGCTTTATCTTTATTAAAAGAACAAGCTAGTTTAGCTATAATTACATTTCATTCAATTGAAGACAAAATAGTTAAAGACTTTTGTAAAAACATTACCAAAAGCGATTTACCTATTAAGATGCCTGTTCAAGAAGTTAAAAAATTTAGCTTAAAACAAATCAAACCATCAAAAAATGAAATTTTAGAAAATAATCGTTCAAGAACTGCGAAGTTAAGAGTTATTACCAAATTATAA
- a CDS encoding division/cell wall cluster transcriptional repressor MraZ — translation MFGQHKRNLDDKSRVVLPPVFKEELGSTFYITLGFDGNAELRSQDNFRNYISMLEDKSFFDKRVRDITRIILGNAFEVALDNQNRISLPKHIVSKLSIQKEVVFVGVGSFVELWSSEKFEAFENQYSSEDLINLAQMLSER, via the coding sequence ATGTTTGGACAACATAAGCGAAACCTTGATGATAAATCAAGGGTAGTTCTACCGCCTGTTTTCAAAGAAGAACTAGGTTCTACTTTTTACATCACCTTAGGGTTTGATGGAAATGCAGAACTTAGATCTCAAGACAACTTTAGAAACTACATATCTATGCTAGAAGATAAAAGTTTCTTTGATAAAAGGGTTAGAGATATAACACGTATTATCTTAGGAAACGCATTCGAAGTTGCGCTGGATAACCAAAATCGTATTAGTTTGCCAAAACATATCGTTTCTAAGCTTTCTATCCAAAAGGAAGTAGTTTTTGTTGGAGTTGGTTCATTTGTTGAACTCTGATCTAGCGAAAAATTCGAAGCTTTTGAAAATCAATACAGCTCTGAAGATCTTATTAATTTAGCTCAAATGCTTTCAGAAAGGTAA
- a CDS encoding TrkA family potassium uptake protein produces MKMKYRDDIAVIGVGRFGQAVIDQLLKMDKNVLIIDQNDENAKLYEQEAERIVIADAADMRALKAIGIAQIETVVVAISDNIEIIAALLELKVKNIIARAKSRRHARVLKQIGVHVIINPETEAGVRTALIAANKNFVRYSEGIQEISENFVIGNTTIKNSSLTNQPISKLGFNDRGITIVLIKRNGVPKRATGQVQLEIDDIVTLIGEINDVTDALKWCNDTKSA; encoded by the coding sequence ATGAAAATGAAATATAGAGACGACATCGCTGTTATTGGTGTTGGTAGATTTGGTCAAGCTGTAATTGATCAATTATTAAAAATGGATAAAAATGTTTTAATAATTGATCAAAATGATGAAAATGCTAAATTATATGAACAAGAAGCTGAACGAATAGTAATTGCAGATGCTGCAGATATGAGAGCATTAAAAGCTATTGGGATTGCTCAAATTGAAACTGTAGTTGTAGCAATTAGTGATAATATTGAAATTATTGCAGCTTTATTAGAGTTAAAAGTTAAAAACATTATTGCAAGAGCCAAAAGTAGAAGACATGCTAGAGTTTTAAAACAAATTGGAGTTCATGTTATTATTAACCCTGAAACAGAAGCTGGAGTAAGAACTGCATTAATTGCAGCTAACAAAAATTTTGTACGTTATTCTGAAGGGATTCAAGAAATTAGTGAAAATTTTGTTATCGGAAATACTACTATTAAAAATTCATCATTAACCAATCAACCAATTAGTAAATTAGGTTTTAATGATAGAGGTATTACAATTGTTTTAATTAAACGTAATGGGGTTCCTAAGCGTGCTACAGGACAAGTGCAATTAGAAATTGATGATATAGTTACATTGATTGGTGAAATTAATGATGTAACTGATGCTTTAAAATGATGTAATGATACAAAAAGTGCTTAG